The window TGCGCTTCTCCATCGTGGCGAGGCCGGTGCGGCCGGGCATCCAGCCGTCGGCGAACTCCGCCGCGAGGCGGGCCGACCGCGGGGTCGCGCCGCAGTACCAGAACGGGATGCGACCGCCGACGGGCTTGGGCTCGATGGTGACGTTCTCGAACGAGAAGATGCCGTCGTCGTAGGTGACGTCGTTCTCGGTGAACACGCGGCGCAGGATCTCGGCGTTCGAGCGCACCATCTCCACACGGTCCAGGTCGCCCCAGCCGATCGCCTCGAACTCGTGGTCGAACGTGCCGGCGCCGAAGCCGAGGATCAGGCGCGGGCCGAGCAGCTGGGTCATGGTGCCGGCCATCAGCGCCGTCACGAGCGGGTGCCGGAACGGGATGAGCGACCCGGTGCCGAGCTCGATCTTCTCGGTCACCGCGCCGATGGCGGTGAGCGTGGTGAGCGCGTCGTAGAACGTGCGGTTGGGCTTCTCCATCTCGCCGTGCGGCTCGAACACGAGGTGGTCGCGCACCCACACGGAGTCGAATCCGAAGCTCTCGGCGAGCTTCGACCCCTCCAGGAGCTTCTCCTTGCTCGCCTCCTCGCCGAAGTGCGGCAGCAGCAGTCCGAATTTCATGTCAGTTCCTCTCTGCGGCCAGTGCCGCCCTGTCTTCCGCCGAGGCGGCGAGCTTTCCGAAGGCGGGGTCGCCGACGACCTCGCGGTCGACGTACACGTCTTCTCCGCGCACCAGCGTGCGCTGGATGCGGGCGCTGATGGTGCGCCCGTCGTACGGGGTCCAGCCGATCTTCGACAGCACGTCGTCGTTCGTGATGGTCCACTCGTCGGCCAGGTCGGCGATCACGATGTCGGCGTCGGCGCCGATCGTGAGGGAGCCCTTGACGCCCTCCAGGCCGAACTTCGCGGCGGGGATGTGGGCGACCATGTCGATCGCACGCTGCAGGTCGAGCTCGCCCTTGTTCACGGCGTCGAGCATGAGCTCGTAGTAGTACTGGATGCCCGGGGTGCCCGTGTGCGAGCTCCACATCTTGGTCCAGCCGACCTCCTTCTCCTCGCGGGTGTGCGGGGCGTGGTCGCTGGCGGCGATGTCGATCGTGCCGTCCCGCATGCCCTCCCACACGGCGGTGCGGTTGTCGTCGGGCACCCAGTAGCTCAGGGCGTAGGGACCGAGGGTCTCCACGTCGTCCCACGTGGACAGGAACGGCGCCCAGTGGTTGACCTCGCATGTGACGTCGATGCCGTTCTGCTTGGCGCGGCGCACGGCCTCGATCGAGCGCCGGGTCTGGATGTGCGCGATGTGCACGGGGCAGCCGGAGGCCTCGGCGAGCCGCAGCACCACGTCGATCGCGGTGTCCCAGATCACGCCCTCGCGCGCGGCGTAGGCGGAGGCGTAGCCCTGCGGGGTGTTCTCGCCGCGGGCGAGGTAGGCGCCCTCGATGTAGTCCATGAGCGCCTGGTCGTGCGGGTGCACGATGAAGCGCTTCCCGGTCTGGGCGATGTGGTCCATGATCTCGAGCAGGTGCCCGTGGTCGTGGATGCCGGTTCCGGAGGGGTGCGGGTAGTCGCGGCCCGTGTCGACGACCATGTAGATCTTGTAGGCGCGGATGCCGAGGTCGCTCATGCCCGCGATCTCGTCGAACTTCGTCGGGGCGGGGTTGTGGTTCCAGTCGACGATCGACGACTCCTCGTAGCGCCGGAACACGTCGGTGAGGGTGGCGACGTCGGTCGTGGGCGGCTTGAGGTTGGGCATGCCGAACATCGTCGTGACACCGCCGGCCGCGGCCTGGAGGCTGGTCGTGTAGATGTCGTCCTTGTGCTCGTAGCCGGGCTCGCGGGTGTGCACGTGCACGTCGACCATGCCGGGCAGCACGAGCTTGCCGGTGGCGTCGATCGTGCGCGCGGCGTCGATGTCGGTGTCGGCCGCGACGATGCCGGCGACCCGGCCGTCGGCGACGAGCAGGTCGGCGACGACCGGTCCTGCGGGGGTGACGACGGTGCCGCCGGTGATCTTCAGATCGACGCTCATCGCGCGACCTCCTGTTCCTGAACGGATTCTGTCTGGATGGACTCGCCGATCGCGGGCGACGGCGTGGTCCGGTGGATGAGATGCGCGGGGCGCACGTGCGTGTCGAACCAGCCGACGATCACCGGGGTGGTCTGCTCCCAGTACGTGTCGTAGGCGGCGTAGTGCGTGGTGTGCCGCTGCATGATGAGCTGCTTGGGGCCGCGCGCCGCCTCGTACAGCGCCTCGGCGTGATCGGTCGGCGTGGTCGCATCGCCCTCGACGCCGATCACGAGCAGCGGCGTGGTCAGGCGGGCCGCGGCGTCGATGGGGCGGTAGGCGATGATGCCCTCGGCGCACGCGAGCGGCACGGCGGAGGGGATGCGGTCGTCGACGTCGGCCTTGATGGTGGTGGCGCGACGCTCGGCCGTGGGGATCATGATCTCCTCGCGGGGGTGCACGATGCGGCCCTCCCCCGTGGTGACGCGCCGGCGGCGGTCGTCGTCGAGCGACTTCTGGAAGTCGAGCCACTCGTACTCGCTGCGCATGCGGTGCAGCCAGTCCTCGCCGTCGGCCACGGGAACCTGGCTGACGGCGGCCTTGACGCGCGGATCGACGTCGGCGAGCAGCACCGCGTTGCCACCGCCGGTGCCGCCGGTGCCGAACACCCCGATGGCGTCGGCGATCACGTCGTCGCGCGTGGTGAGGTAGGTGACGGCGTTGACGAGGTCCTGTAGCTGCCAGGCGGGCGAGAGGTAGCCGCGGTCGCCGTCGGAGTCGCCGAAGCCGCGGTAGTCGATCACGAGCACCGCGAAGCCGGCCGCGACGAGGGCCTCGTGGTAGCGGACGTAGAGCTTGGCGTCCTTGAGGCCGAGCCAGCCGGGCCCCTGCACGATCGCGCGGTACGGGCCGTCATGGTCGGGGGTCCGCCAGATCGCGGAGATGCGGGAGCCCTCGCTGAAGAACGAGACGGGTGTGGTCTGCATGGATTCCTCTCGGCTGAACGCGGCGTCGCGATCGGGCGATGTGCGCCGCGGCGGTGGGGCTTCTTCATCATGACCCATTTTGGATCCAGAATCCAGTATTGATTGGATCCAAAATCCGAGGTAGCATGACCGCATCGCGCCGACCCGATTGGCCGGCGCCGGTGGTCCCGACCTGGACTGCGACCGCGCACACACCCGCGCCTCCCCGCCCACGTCCTCCGGAGAACCATGACCCCCACCGCCCGCGCGCTCGGCGCCACCCCCGTCCTCGCCCTCCTCCTCGCCGCGGGCCTCAGCGGCTGCGCGAGCGGCCCCGCCTCCCCCGCAGCCGCCGACGCCGACCGGCCCCGTGCGACCCTCGACAACTGCGGCACCGAGGTGACCCTCGACGGACCGCCGCAGCGCATCCTCACGGTCAAGTCCTCCACCCTCGAACTCGCCCTGGCCCTCGGCGCGGGCGACCGCATCATCGGCTCCGCCTTCACCGACGGCCCGCTCCCCGAGGCGCTCGCGGCGGAGGCCGACGGCATCCCCACCGTGTCGGACAAGGTGCCCTCGAAGGAGGCCGTGCTCGATCTCGAACCCGACCTGGTGTTCGCCGGATGGGAGTCGAACTTCTCGGTCGACGGCGCCGGCGAACGGGACGACCTGCAGAAACTGGGCATCGCCACCTACGTCGCCCCGGCGGCGTGCAAGGCGCCCGGCTACATGCCCGACCCGCTCACGTTCGACGCCGTGTTCGACGGTTTCGCGGAGGCGGGCGAGCTGCTCGGCGAGCAGAAGGCCGCGGCGGCCCTCGTCGCGGAACAGCGGACCGCCCTCGACGCGATCGCCCCCGACGACCGCGGGCTCTCCGCCGTCTGGTACTCGTCGGGCAGCGACCAGCCCTTCGTCGGCGCGGGCATCGGCGCCCCGCAGATGATCATGGCGGCCGCGGGGCTGGAGAACGTGTTCGCCGAGGTGCACGACACCTGGACCTCGACCTCGTGGGAGCTGATCGCGGAGGCCGACCCCGACGTGATCGTGCTGGTGGACGCCGCGTGGAACACCGCCGCGTCGAAGCAGGAGCTGCTGGCGTCGAACCCGGTGACCGCCCAGCTCGACGCCGTGCGGAACGAGCGGTACGTGGTCGTGGACTTCCCGGCGACGGAGGCCGGGATCCGCAACGTCGACGCGGTGGCCGCGATCGTCGCGCGGCTCGGAGAGCTGTGAGTGTCGCGGCGGCGCCGCCGCGCGCGGCGGCCCCGGCCGTGGTCGTCCGCCCGGCACGGCGACGGGGGCGCGCGGCCTCGGCAACCGCGGTGCTGCTGCTCGCGCTCGCGGGGTCGGTCGTGGCGGCGGTCGCCATCGGTCCCGCCGACATCACGCCGTCCGAGCTGCTGGCGAGCGCATGGTCGCACCTGACCGGGGCCGCGAGCGGGCTGAGTCCGATCCGCGACGCGATCGTGTGGGAGGGACGGGTGCCCCGCGTGCTCACGGCCGCGGCGGTCGGTGGCGGCCTCGCGCTGTGCGGCGCGGTCATGCAGGCCCTCACCCGCAACCCCCTCGCCGACCCGTATCTGCTCGGCTTGTCGTCGGGAGCGTCCACCGGCGCCGTGATCGTGATCGTGCTCGGCGCCGCCGTGGCCCTGCCGTTCGCGGCGTTCGCCGGGGCACTGCTCGCCCTGGCGCTCACCCTCGGGCTGGCCAGGGCCGCCGGCGCCTCGTCCGCGACCGCGGTGGTGCTGGCCGGACTCGCCGTGTCGGCGGTGCTCGGCGCGCTGACCAGCCTCGTGATCTTCTGGAGCGCGACAACCGACAGCTACCGCGAGATCCTCAGCTGGCTGCTCGGCTCCCTCGGCGGCGCCGACTGGTCCTCGGTCGCGCTGGCCGGGACCGCCGCGCTCGTGTGCGCCGTGCCGCTGCTGGCGGCCGCCCGCCCGCTCGACAGCCTCGTGCTCGGCGACACGGCCGCCGAGGCGCTGGGCCTGCCGGTCACCCGGCTGCGCGTGCTGCTGTTCGTCTGCACGGCACTGCTCACCGGGGCCCTGGTCGCCGTGAGCGGATCGATCGGCTTCGTCGGGCTGATCCTGCCCCACGCGGTGCGCGCGGTCGTCGGCTCACGGCACCGGGTGCTGCTGCCGGTGTCGTTCCTCGCGGGGGCCGTGTTCCTCATCTGGGCCGACACGATCGCCCGCACCGTGTTCGATCCGCGCGAACTGCCGGTCGGCATCGTCACGGCGCTGATCGGCGGGCCCGTGTTCGCCGCCCTGATGCTGCGCATGCGGAAGGCCAGGGCATGAGCGGGGCGACTGGTGGGCTGAGCGCGCCGAGCGCCG of the Microbacterium sufflavum genome contains:
- a CDS encoding LLM class flavin-dependent oxidoreductase, whose product is MKFGLLLPHFGEEASKEKLLEGSKLAESFGFDSVWVRDHLVFEPHGEMEKPNRTFYDALTTLTAIGAVTEKIELGTGSLIPFRHPLVTALMAGTMTQLLGPRLILGFGAGTFDHEFEAIGWGDLDRVEMVRSNAEILRRVFTENDVTYDDGIFSFENVTIEPKPVGGRIPFWYCGATPRSARLAAEFADGWMPGRTGLATMEKRIQTMREMTDENGRPMPTIAVIPPTSIEDTREEALKHVNIPGLLAWANKAKFAVKPPSGSFETVEDLEGQLIVGSPDEAVDQIRRFEEIGTEHLVFDFRFKFDRFFEQIELLGTEVLPKLR
- a CDS encoding dihydroorotase, encoding MSVDLKITGGTVVTPAGPVVADLLVADGRVAGIVAADTDIDAARTIDATGKLVLPGMVDVHVHTREPGYEHKDDIYTTSLQAAAGGVTTMFGMPNLKPPTTDVATLTDVFRRYEESSIVDWNHNPAPTKFDEIAGMSDLGIRAYKIYMVVDTGRDYPHPSGTGIHDHGHLLEIMDHIAQTGKRFIVHPHDQALMDYIEGAYLARGENTPQGYASAYAAREGVIWDTAIDVVLRLAEASGCPVHIAHIQTRRSIEAVRRAKQNGIDVTCEVNHWAPFLSTWDDVETLGPYALSYWVPDDNRTAVWEGMRDGTIDIAASDHAPHTREEKEVGWTKMWSSHTGTPGIQYYYELMLDAVNKGELDLQRAIDMVAHIPAAKFGLEGVKGSLTIGADADIVIADLADEWTITNDDVLSKIGWTPYDGRTISARIQRTLVRGEDVYVDREVVGDPAFGKLAASAEDRAALAAERN
- a CDS encoding alpha/beta hydrolase produces the protein MQTTPVSFFSEGSRISAIWRTPDHDGPYRAIVQGPGWLGLKDAKLYVRYHEALVAAGFAVLVIDYRGFGDSDGDRGYLSPAWQLQDLVNAVTYLTTRDDVIADAIGVFGTGGTGGGNAVLLADVDPRVKAAVSQVPVADGEDWLHRMRSEYEWLDFQKSLDDDRRRRVTTGEGRIVHPREEIMIPTAERRATTIKADVDDRIPSAVPLACAEGIIAYRPIDAAARLTTPLLVIGVEGDATTPTDHAEALYEAARGPKQLIMQRHTTHYAAYDTYWEQTTPVIVGWFDTHVRPAHLIHRTTPSPAIGESIQTESVQEQEVAR
- a CDS encoding putative F420-0 ABC transporter substrate-binding protein yields the protein MTPTARALGATPVLALLLAAGLSGCASGPASPAAADADRPRATLDNCGTEVTLDGPPQRILTVKSSTLELALALGAGDRIIGSAFTDGPLPEALAAEADGIPTVSDKVPSKEAVLDLEPDLVFAGWESNFSVDGAGERDDLQKLGIATYVAPAACKAPGYMPDPLTFDAVFDGFAEAGELLGEQKAAAALVAEQRTALDAIAPDDRGLSAVWYSSGSDQPFVGAGIGAPQMIMAAAGLENVFAEVHDTWTSTSWELIAEADPDVIVLVDAAWNTAASKQELLASNPVTAQLDAVRNERYVVVDFPATEAGIRNVDAVAAIVARLGEL
- a CDS encoding putative F420-0 ABC transporter permease subunit, which codes for MSVAAAPPRAAAPAVVVRPARRRGRAASATAVLLLALAGSVVAAVAIGPADITPSELLASAWSHLTGAASGLSPIRDAIVWEGRVPRVLTAAAVGGGLALCGAVMQALTRNPLADPYLLGLSSGASTGAVIVIVLGAAVALPFAAFAGALLALALTLGLARAAGASSATAVVLAGLAVSAVLGALTSLVIFWSATTDSYREILSWLLGSLGGADWSSVALAGTAALVCAVPLLAAARPLDSLVLGDTAAEALGLPVTRLRVLLFVCTALLTGALVAVSGSIGFVGLILPHAVRAVVGSRHRVLLPVSFLAGAVFLIWADTIARTVFDPRELPVGIVTALIGGPVFAALMLRMRKARA